The genomic interval gaagttgctgaggctggccttaaacttgcaatcttcctgcctcagcctcttgagtcactgggattacaggtgtgctccactgcacccagctagaaaTTCCCTGGTTTTAATGGGGCTGGTGGGTGTTGGCAGGAGATCCAGGCTCTGGCTTCTCCCACAGCGGAGACTGtctgggcagaggcagggccgGGATGACATGAGCACAAGTCTGCTCCCTATCATGCCTGTGATTCTCTCTCACTTCCTGCAAGCAACCCTGGTCCTCAGGAGCCCACTGTGCACCTCTTACCCCATGGCTGTCAGGTGGTTCTCCACCCAGGGATCCCCCCactttcctcctccccttttcCTGCCCACCATCAGCAACTTAGCCCAAAGGTGTGAGTCAAGAGGCATTTCTGGGACTATGAACAGGGCCCACCTGCCTTTAGGAAGAGGTTAGGACTATTCAGTCCCTCAGAAGACAGGCCAGCCTTTTTCGGGGAGGAGataccaggggcactctaccactgagccacatccccagccctattttgtattttatttagagacagagtctcactgagtttcaagttgcttagggcctggctgttgctgaggctggctttgaacttgcaatccttctgtcttggtctctggagctactgggattacaggtgtgcaccagtgcACCCTGCAGCCATGAAATGAAATTTGTGGAATCCCATTATGCAGAGGAGACCAGCAGGGGGCTGAGATCCCTACTCTTggttattttgttcttgtttgagAGGATTTCAGGAAGACacaaaatttagtttaaaaaaaaaagtagcaaagtttagaagggataggaaaaaggGAACGGGAGTCATTCTTAAtggagagtgggtcctctcagagagttTTATTGgagggtcccagggaagtttccagagtccTGCCCAAgttcacctcttgacttttgactgacagcaggattgTGTTAAATGTCCAAGTGCCTCCTGCGCCTGGTGAAGTTCCAGGAGAATTCGAGGTCACTTTGTCCtgtgctgactggttctaattggaacctGTTCTTATAGATATTATGGTTGGGGAAATTCCTCTTAGCTCCCTGAGTTCTGAGACCAGGTCTGTGTAAGGGTCACAAAATCTCCATTCCCCCATCTCCCACTGCTCCAGGGAGGGGcttgtgttctttttattttatttttaaaatatttttttttagttaccaATAGacttgagaattgaacccagagtctcacacatgctaggcaagcgctctaccactgagcccttctttttatattttaaaatatttttattcatagatggacacaatgcctttatttatttattcatgtttacgtagtgtggaggattgaacccagtgcctcacacacgccaagcaagtgctctaccactgagccccaaccccagcccttgtgttCTGattagctgaggcaggaggattgcaagttcaaggccagcctcagaaacttagtgagaccctgtctccaaacaacaacaacaactaaaagggatgtggctaagtggtaaagtacccctggtaccacaaaaaaaaggaagaaaaaaataagcaagtatGTGGGGTCCAGTCAGCGCAGTGGTCCCAATGTGTAGAATTACTCCCTTGACCTCATGTTCCCGCCACTCACGTCTGCCTATTATTTATCATCCTGAGCCTTAGAAGAACTGCCTTTGCCTCCAGGGATGTGAGACACGGTTGTGCCGTTTGTGCACTGAACTCAGGCCCTCAACTGGGGGCATGTGGGGGTGCTCAGCCTGACCTTGGGGGGGGATTCCTTGGTGACCTTGGTGCCCAGCACCTTCCTCTACCAGGAAGGGATGTCTTTTTAACTGTAACCGCCAGGGGGCGACATTGGCCGTGCCCCTTGTCAGCCCCAACAGCGGGAGCCCCGCACCTCCTTTAGCAGGATGCTGGTGACGGGACACCCTGGGCTTCGCCCGAGAGGCAAGTGACCACAGGGGACAAAGACTGGGCTCTCCACTGGCCTGGCCAGCAGCCTGCCTCCCGCCCACCCCCAGGTGACGTCCTGTATGAGCTGCTCCAGTTCATCAAGACCCAGCGGCGAGCCCTGGTGTGCAGGCCCTTCCTCCCCGGGACCTGCAGGCAGAGGACGCGCCCCGGGCTGCCCCAGGCCCCGGAAGGTGAGGAGGCCCTTCCTGAAGCTCCGAGCCCGCTCAGGTCAGCCTCGTGGCGGGACCGGCCATCCTCAGGGCAAAGCCAGGGAGGGGTGGCAGGGGCTGGCCgctccccccccccacagccTGGCTCCTGCAGTCATTTGAATGAGGCCGGGGTccccctcctgcctctgtctccatgGCATCCAGGCGCCAGAGCACGGGGACACCCACACCCTCTCAGTCCTGTTTACTGTGGCCTCTGCGGCCTTTGACCTAGAGGTCATCTCCCTGCCACCCTCTTCCTTTGACTTCCAGGATGTCCCACTTGCCTGATTTCCTATAGCCCCAGTGGTCACTCCTCAAAAATCTCCTTCTCTGggtcctcctcttcttccctactTCTAAATGTCCAGACCCGGGGTCAGGGGGCTCTTCTCTGTCTACATTCAGGCCTCAGGTGATTGGATCCTGGAAATTCACATTAAGTACTGCCGGTGATTCCCAGGCATGCCCTGACCTGTCCCCCACGCTTCCTGTCCCCCCTCCAGTGTGTCTAGTGGGCATCTCAACCCCAGCAGCCCCTAAACCAGGGCCCCATGTCCCCACACTGCTCCTTTCACAGCAAACCCCAGCTCCTCCTTCCAAACTTAGTTCAAACACTGGACAGCGAGTTAACAGGGTTTTCATCTCTATGACCAAAACACCCGACCAGAacagtttagaggaggaaaacttatTTTgagatcatggtttcagaggtttctgtccatggttggctggttgcatggctctgggcccaagcaCCACGGCAGAGGGGGCTGAGGAGAAAACTGTCAGGTcacggtggccaggaagcagagaggaaggagggaaggggcaCAGGGAGGGTGAACCCTTCTGGGGCCCATGtgacccacctgctccagccccccccccccacagccaTACTGTAGTCCTTTCAGATTATTAAACCATCAAATGAGCGATCTGCTGTCAGGTGACAGCTCTCCTAATCCAACTGCTTTACCTCTGAAtgtttctgcattaacacaggagctttggggggacccTCATTTTCAAACCCTAGCAGACATCACTTTGGATTCCTGCTTCTCCTCCGTCTTCATCCTGCCAACGAATCTTGTTGGCTGCACCTTCGAATCTCTGCTGAATCCATGCACTTCCTGCACCCCACTGTTGGTTCCCGTGCTGCCCCACCACCTCTGGAGAACCTCCTCGCTGGTCTCCTCACTTCCGCTCTTGACCTCCAAAGATCTGTTCCCCACAGAGCTGCTAGAGACCGCTAAGTCAGGCTGTGTCTTGCCTCTGCTCAGAATCTTCCAGTGACTCCCTTCTCACTTGGAGTCAAAGCCACAGTCCTTACAGCGGCCTCTGCCCCCTCTTCAGGCCTCTCCCCCTTGCTCCTGCTGCTGTGGCCACAAGGGCTCCTTGTGTGCTGAACAAGCCAGAGCTATGCTCATGTCCCAGGGCCTTTGTTcctgctgtcccctctgcctggaTTCTCTTCTCAGTACTGACATTGCTCCCTCCTTTACCTCCTGCAGGGCTCCGTCCAATGTCACCCTGCAGCAGAGCCTCACCAACGTCTCTAAAATCCCACTTGTGCCTCTTCCAGATTCCTCATCTGTCTGTGAGCTTTATTTTCTCTCCCCGTCTTGCGTACtgcttttatcttctttttcattttaatcatcTGTCCTCACAAAAATAAGCCCCATAATGAGTCCCAGTAGCAGGTCGTACTGCTTTACCTGTCTCCAGGGCCGGGACCATGTCGGCAGCCAGTCAGACAGCAGTGTCAGATCAGCAGAGAGGTTTCTGGATTCAGGGATGTGTCCCTGAGATTCTGAGCACGATGCCTGGCTCACAGACAGTTCTTAGTATTTCCTGGGCAAATGAGGAGGACGCTGGATGCGGGCACCTGGGTTCTAGGCCTGGCGCCTTCACAGCTTGACTTTGCACCAAAGAGGAAACAGGATGAGTGACTTGTAGGGAGCGGAGGCTGAGTGACAGGCTGGCTTGGGCTGTCTGGCCCAGGCCACTGCACTTTATGGCCTCCCCACTCTCTCACCAGGAGGTGGACAGGGAAGAGCCTTAGCCACAGGAGTCACTGggaggccctgggcagggaggccctgggcagggaggccctgggcagggagACCCTGGGCACACAGGATCAGTGTGCTCCTCTGCTTGCAGAGGGGATCGGGCCCTTTCAGGAAGCCCTCCTACCCACCGCCAAGTGCCTTCTGTCACAGCCACCAGCCCTGGGGCTTGCCAGCTCCTTCAGCCACCTGGGTTCTCCCAGGCCAGCCAGGCGGCCCCTCAGATTATCTCATTGTGCAGAGCCCGGCTGCAGGACCCGGGGGGTCTGCTCCTTCCCCAGGATGCCACGGGCCCCCATTGACGGCAGGATCGCAGGTGAGTAGGGGGCTGTTCCCTGGGCAGGAGTGAGGTGTGCTGAGGCTGGGTCCCAGAGGGGTCACGGGTGACAGGGACCAGGGTTGTTTTGACCCAGGGGTGAGGGGatctgggctgggggtgggaagTGGGGTGATGTCCTGTGTGTTGGCCACTGTTGGGCCACAGCAGATGGATTACTTAGGATTGCCAAGCCCAGTCTGTCCCCAGGGCAGGGACAGTTTGGGCAGTTAGAGTCGGACACTCAGGTTGGCTAGAGTACCTGCCCTGTCCCCTCTCGCCCCTCCCCCACCGCTCCATAACTCTTAAAACtctattgagcacttactatgtgccaagcttGGTTCCAAGGCCTTCATTTAGTTGTACCACAGCTCTTTGACGTGGGCACTATTTTAGCCTGGTTTCATAGataaggaaaccaaggcacagagaggttaaggacTTCCCTGGGATTACACAGCACTTATGGCGGAGCTGGGATGTGAACCCAGATTGTCTGGCTGCAGAGCCTGCCCTTTAACCTGGTGAATCACTTCACGGTCGCCTTCGTTGTTAAGGGATTGATTGGCAGGCGGACAACCAGACACAGGGACAGAGAAGCCACCCATCTTTCCGGAAAATGTTCCTAGCCATGGTGGGGCCACCACCTTAATATAAGACACAAGACGGGAGGAAGCCTGGCTCCTGGGTCAGAGGTGACTGGAGGCCAGTAAACGCCCGAGTCTTTTCACCTGCAGTGCCCATCTGGCCTGAGGGCTCCCCTCTCAGTGCTGTTCCCAGGGCTTTGGGCACATTGGCCACCTGTCACCACCCTCACAGGGAAGCTGCCTCTGGCGACTTTCCTGAAGGCACATGGCTCGGGGCCCTGGGGCTCAGATCTGAGAGGGTGCCCTTGGGCGTTGATTTTCTGGGCACTTCCTGGGTCCAGGGTGCTGAGTGCCTGGGCAGGGTCTTGCCCGCGGGCCCCGCCAACCCTCGCATAGGGGAGCGTGACCGTGGTGTCTGCAGAGCTGGGCTGGCCTCGCGCTCCGCCTGCCCCCTGAGCCCATCCCCTCCCGCGTCCCCTGGGTTATGAGCCACCTCCTAGAGCTCTGAGGTACAGAAGGGGCCCCCATTGCTCCTATAGACACCcctgtcttcatcctcctgcTGGGGCTCCCTGGGCTGGCCTCCAGGTCCCCGGGGACACGGTCCTCACGGCTCCTCTGTGCTGACCTGCAGACTGCCACCTGCTATGGGACTACGTGTACCAGCTGCTCCGGGACGCCAGGTACGAGCCCTACGTCAGGTGGGAGGACAAGGACGCCAAGGTCTTCCGTGTCGTGGATCCCAACGGGCTCGCCAGATTCTGGGGGAACCAAAAGGTGAAGCTGGACCAGCGGGCGGGCTGGTTTCCACATACCCAGGGGACAGAGCGAGGGGTCAGAGTGGACCCCGGGGCACCAGGGGGTGGTCTTCAATGATGGGGCCTTCCCTTCCCTTGGGGTCCCAGAAGTGCACTGGTTAAAAGTCACCTCTTAGGGATGGAGGATGTCCCTGAGGCATGACCTCGCCTTTGCTTAGTACTTAAGCCtctttgggggggggcagtgctggggagggaacccagggcctcaccacaTGAGACCAGCCTCTACCCCTGGCAATGAGCCTTTCAGAGATCTTGGCGTGGACTGCACGGTGCCTGCCGGTTAGCCCAGAAGAGGAAGCTGGGTATCtgagggagggtgggaagaaACCCAGGCCCCTCGCTCCCCCGGCACGTCGGCT from Ictidomys tridecemlineatus isolate mIctTri1 chromosome 8, mIctTri1.hap1, whole genome shotgun sequence carries:
- the Etv7 gene encoding transcription factor ETV7 isoform X3; its protein translation is MSCSSSSRPSGEPWCAGPSSPGPAGRGRAPGCPRPRKVRRPFLKLRARSEGIGPFQEALLPTAKCLLSQPPALGLASSFSHLGSPRPARRPLRLSHCAEPGCRTRGVCSFPRMPRAPIDGRIADCHLLWDYVYQLLRDARYEPYVRWEDKDAKVFRVVDPNGLARFWGNQKNRVNMTYEKMSRALRHYYKLNIIRKEPGQKLLFRFLKTPEEKVRHKRSHLEQLESQEQGGVDFKDKMLVVPL